From the genome of Scytonema hofmannii PCC 7110, one region includes:
- a CDS encoding TspO/MBR family protein codes for MIKSWMVIGGVAFLVALASNIITPDDVKWFKRLQRPRWLTFEAAIPVIWTVVFICGAWSAYIVWEKNPGTTKTWLLMVLYLLLEILTVAYNPVMLRLRSLKAGTIIGGTGFIEGIILALAVLSVSGWASLLIVPYLLWSPIGTYTTWKMIQLNPKDA; via the coding sequence ATGATTAAATCCTGGATGGTGATTGGCGGAGTGGCATTCTTGGTTGCATTAGCTTCTAACATCATTACTCCCGATGATGTTAAATGGTTTAAGCGATTGCAAAGACCGAGATGGCTTACTTTTGAGGCAGCAATCCCAGTTATCTGGACTGTAGTATTTATTTGTGGTGCTTGGTCAGCTTATATTGTTTGGGAAAAAAATCCAGGAACAACTAAAACTTGGTTGCTCATGGTTTTATATCTCCTCTTAGAAATTCTTACAGTCGCTTATAACCCAGTTATGCTTCGACTCCGCAGTTTAAAAGCGGGTACGATTATTGGCGGTACGGGTTTTATTGAAGGAATTATATTAGCACTAGCAGTTTTATCCGTCTCTGGTTGGGCATCACTGCTCATTGTTCCCTATTTACTTTGGAGTCCCATTGGTACGTATACCACTTGGAAAATGATACAGCTTAATCCAAAAGATGCGTAA
- a CDS encoding TspO/MBR family protein, translating to MIQSWMVIGAVTFLIAVGSFFITPRDVKWFARLTRPRWLVFEPLIPLIWTVIFICGAASANIVWQHSPGILRSWIFMGLFLLLEILTVSYIPVMLRWRSLRIGEIIGSIGVILGVLLTIAVVPISKLAALLLVPYLIWSPVGTYTTEELIQLNPQDA from the coding sequence ATGATTCAATCTTGGATGGTAATCGGGGCTGTCACTTTTTTAATTGCAGTTGGGAGTTTTTTCATAACACCTCGTGATGTCAAGTGGTTTGCACGGTTAACTCGCCCGCGTTGGTTAGTCTTTGAACCACTTATTCCCCTCATTTGGACTGTTATTTTTATTTGTGGTGCGGCTTCTGCTAATATTGTTTGGCAGCATAGCCCAGGCATTTTGAGAAGTTGGATTTTTATGGGTCTGTTTCTCCTGTTGGAAATCCTGACTGTGTCTTACATTCCAGTCATGCTAAGGTGGCGGAGCTTAAGAATAGGAGAAATCATTGGGTCAATTGGCGTTATTCTTGGCGTGTTGCTTACAATTGCTGTTGTACCAATATCTAAACTGGCGGCGTTACTGCTCGTTCCGTATCTAATCTGGAGTCCAGTAGGAACTTATACTACAGAAGAGTTAATTCAACTGAATCCTCAAGATGCTTGA
- a CDS encoding M15 family metallopeptidase, which translates to MRAYHKVLIIECGEPLVEIPLELLAVESPHPYERLGAPYGKVSPYFLRKSVVDSLIVAQNYLQQIRPNWLIQIFDAYRPVQVQQFMVNYAFSQALEMRGLSEAELSPNQLQEIWEAVYKIWAEPSLDEKTPPPHSTGAAVDITLVDATGAIVDMGSPIDEMSERSHPLHFVNANDLQAQQYHAHRQLLCSVMEKAGFKRNPREWWHFSLGDQMWAWLNNEANPDNPFNARFGRLF; encoded by the coding sequence ATGCGAGCGTATCATAAAGTATTGATTATTGAGTGTGGTGAGCCGTTAGTAGAGATTCCTTTGGAACTGTTGGCTGTGGAATCTCCCCATCCTTATGAAAGGTTGGGTGCTCCTTATGGCAAAGTCTCACCTTATTTTCTCCGTAAAAGCGTTGTTGATAGCTTGATAGTTGCTCAGAACTATCTTCAGCAAATTCGTCCTAACTGGCTTATCCAAATTTTTGATGCCTACCGCCCCGTACAGGTACAGCAGTTTATGGTGAATTATGCTTTTTCTCAAGCCTTGGAGATGAGAGGGCTGAGTGAGGCTGAATTATCACCAAATCAACTCCAGGAGATTTGGGAGGCGGTTTATAAAATTTGGGCTGAACCCAGTTTGGACGAAAAAACTCCTCCTCCTCACAGTACGGGGGCTGCTGTTGATATCACATTGGTGGATGCTACAGGCGCAATTGTCGATATGGGGTCGCCTATTGACGAGATGTCAGAGCGATCGCATCCGTTGCATTTTGTCAACGCTAACGATTTACAGGCGCAACAGTATCACGCTCATCGACAACTTCTCTGTAGTGTTATGGAAAAAGCAGGATTCAAGCGCAATCCCAGAGAGTGGTGGCATTTTTCCTTGGGCGATCAGATGTGGGCTTGGCTAAATAATGAAGCGAATCCCGACAATCCGTTCAATGCACGTTTTGGACGTTTATTTTAG
- the yidD gene encoding membrane protein insertion efficiency factor YidD yields the protein MKLLLILPIRFYRMFISPMFPPSCRFQPTCSMYALQAIERFGVWRGSWLAIRRILRCHPFHPGGYDPVPEDSDQ from the coding sequence ATGAAATTATTACTAATTTTGCCGATTCGGTTTTACCGAATGTTTATTTCACCCATGTTTCCTCCAAGCTGTCGCTTTCAACCGACTTGTTCAATGTATGCTCTCCAAGCTATTGAACGATTTGGAGTCTGGCGAGGTAGTTGGTTGGCGATTAGGCGTATTTTACGTTGCCATCCATTTCATCCAGGCGGCTACGATCCTGTACCGGAGGACAGTGACCAGTGA
- a CDS encoding diacylglycerol/polyprenol kinase family protein, giving the protein MLNSLPGLESIPPVYLQIAIAAIWVFFMLLIAWRVNRLEDKDPEVVRKIVHIGTGNIILVAWWLRIPASVGITASIVASAATLLSYRFPILPGIDSVGRKSLGTFFYSASIGILIACFWSIQQPHYAVLGVLVMTWGDGLAALVGQRFGKHKYKVLGRQKSLEGSLTVTAVSYLIGSSILLSVQGNVWQTWLVSLAVALVATGLEVVSMFGIDNLTVPLGSAAVAFFLNTWLVGSG; this is encoded by the coding sequence TTGCTAAATTCATTACCTGGTTTAGAATCAATCCCTCCTGTTTACCTACAAATTGCCATTGCGGCAATTTGGGTGTTCTTCATGCTTCTGATTGCATGGCGGGTCAATCGCCTTGAAGATAAAGACCCTGAAGTTGTAAGAAAGATCGTACATATTGGGACTGGGAACATAATCTTAGTTGCTTGGTGGCTGCGTATTCCAGCCAGTGTGGGCATTACCGCTTCGATTGTAGCGAGTGCAGCCACCTTATTGTCTTACCGATTTCCTATACTCCCCGGTATTGATAGCGTTGGGCGCAAAAGTCTCGGAACTTTTTTCTATTCTGCCAGTATTGGTATTCTTATTGCTTGCTTCTGGTCGATACAGCAACCCCACTATGCAGTCTTGGGAGTCTTAGTGATGACATGGGGTGATGGACTAGCAGCACTTGTTGGTCAGCGATTTGGCAAGCACAAATACAAAGTTTTGGGGAGACAAAAAAGTTTGGAAGGCTCTCTAACAGTGACTGCTGTTAGCTATCTGATCGGTAGTTCAATCTTACTTAGCGTACAAGGTAATGTCTGGCAAACTTGGTTGGTTTCTTTGGCAGTTGCCTTAGTGGCTACTGGCTTGGAAGTTGTTTCAATGTTTGGGATTGACAATTTGACAGTTCCTTTGGGTAGTGCCGCAGTCGCTTTCTTTTTAAATACTTGGTTAGTGGGTAGTGGTTAG
- a CDS encoding nicotinate phosphoribosyltransferase has product MTSFPVLNYASTDRQKQQSLENQELTFSSLDYSLLADLYQLTMAACYTGEGVEQRQASFELFVRRLPQNFGYLIAMGLAQALEYLENFRFSATHVEALQATGIFTNAPTRFWSVLTEGRFTGDVWAVPEGTAVFAHEPLLRVEAPLWQAQLVETYLLNTLNYQSLIATRAARLRDVASENATLLEFGTRRAFSPQASLWAARAALAGGLDATSNVLAALQLGQKPSGTMAHSLVMALSAMEGNEEEAFTAFHRYFPGAPLLIDTYDSIAAAQRLAQKVNSGEMELSGVRLDSGDLVSLSKQVRLLLPGVSIFASGDLDEWEIAKLKAAGAEIDGYGLGTRLVTGSSVNGVYKLVEIDGIPVMKQSTGKGTYPGRKQIFRTLEGGKVKTDKLGLAAENSFENSLEEQPLLELFIKEGQRVRSPETIAQIRQRTTASVASLPDEVRQLNNPVSVQVDISTALEELTQKTRK; this is encoded by the coding sequence ATGACCAGTTTCCCAGTATTGAACTATGCATCTACAGACCGTCAGAAGCAGCAGAGTTTGGAAAATCAAGAGTTAACATTTTCATCTCTTGATTACAGTTTGCTGGCAGACCTTTACCAGTTGACAATGGCAGCTTGTTACACCGGAGAAGGTGTAGAACAACGGCAGGCAAGTTTTGAGTTGTTCGTCAGACGCTTGCCACAAAATTTTGGTTATTTAATTGCAATGGGTCTGGCACAAGCGTTGGAGTATTTGGAAAATTTTCGCTTTAGTGCAACTCATGTGGAAGCTTTACAAGCGACAGGAATTTTTACAAATGCGCCCACCCGCTTTTGGTCAGTCTTGACTGAAGGACGTTTTACAGGAGATGTTTGGGCAGTGCCTGAAGGGACAGCCGTGTTTGCCCATGAACCACTGTTGCGAGTAGAAGCCCCCCTCTGGCAAGCACAGTTGGTGGAAACCTACCTGTTAAACACCCTGAATTATCAAAGTTTGATTGCTACACGGGCAGCAAGATTGCGCGATGTAGCATCTGAGAATGCAACTCTGTTGGAATTTGGAACAAGACGGGCATTTAGCCCCCAAGCTTCTTTGTGGGCAGCACGTGCGGCTTTAGCTGGTGGTTTGGATGCGACATCAAATGTGTTAGCAGCACTGCAACTGGGACAAAAGCCCAGTGGTACAATGGCTCATTCTTTGGTTATGGCATTGTCAGCAATGGAAGGTAACGAAGAAGAAGCTTTTACAGCATTTCACCGTTATTTTCCCGGTGCGCCATTGTTGATTGATACTTACGATTCAATAGCCGCAGCCCAGCGTTTGGCCCAAAAGGTCAATTCTGGGGAAATGGAATTATCTGGAGTCAGGCTGGACTCAGGAGATTTGGTGTCCTTGTCAAAACAAGTGAGATTGCTGCTTCCTGGAGTGTCGATTTTTGCCAGTGGGGACTTGGACGAGTGGGAAATAGCTAAGTTAAAGGCTGCTGGTGCTGAGATTGATGGTTATGGTTTGGGAACGCGTTTGGTCACTGGTTCTTCCGTAAATGGAGTTTACAAACTGGTGGAAATAGATGGTATCCCAGTGATGAAACAATCAACTGGGAAAGGAACTTATCCAGGGCGCAAGCAGATTTTTCGCACTTTAGAGGGGGGTAAGGTGAAAACCGATAAGTTGGGACTGGCTGCTGAAAATTCTTTTGAAAATTCTTTGGAGGAACAACCTTTATTGGAACTCTTTATTAAGGAGGGTCAAAGAGTGCGATCGCCTGAAACCATAGCACAAATTCGGCAGCGCACAACTGCTTCAGTCGCCAGTTTGCCAGATGAAGTCAGACAACTGAATAACCCCGTGTCAGTACAAGTGGATATCTCTACTGCCCTAGAAGAACTGACACAAAAAACCAGAAAATAA
- a CDS encoding nicotinate-nucleotide adenylyltransferase, translating into MRIALFGTSADPPTAGHQAIIKWLSNKYDWVAVWAADNPFKSHQTRLEHRVAMMHLLIKDIDSPQHNIGLEQQLSSLRTLETLEKAKARWGDESEFTLVVGSDLLSQLPRWYRIEELLQQVQLLVVPRPGFAIDESSVHIVQKLGGKIEFANFIGPDVSSTAYRESGDSEALTPLVVDYIHKEHLYKCLSKNVAC; encoded by the coding sequence ATGAGAATCGCATTATTTGGTACGAGTGCCGATCCACCAACTGCAGGACATCAAGCTATTATCAAATGGCTGTCCAATAAATACGATTGGGTAGCAGTTTGGGCTGCAGACAATCCATTTAAGTCCCATCAAACAAGATTGGAACATCGCGTGGCAATGATGCATTTGTTAATTAAGGATATAGATTCGCCACAGCACAATATTGGATTGGAACAGCAATTAAGTAGTTTGAGAACGCTAGAAACATTAGAAAAAGCAAAAGCTCGTTGGGGAGACGAATCAGAATTTACGTTAGTAGTAGGTTCGGATTTGCTATCTCAACTGCCAAGATGGTATCGAATTGAAGAGTTATTACAGCAAGTACAACTTCTAGTCGTGCCACGTCCGGGATTCGCTATAGATGAATCTAGCGTACATATCGTACAAAAACTAGGAGGAAAAATCGAGTTTGCCAACTTTATCGGTCCGGATGTTTCTTCAACTGCTTATCGAGAAAGTGGCGATAGCGAAGCCCTCACACCCCTTGTCGTTGACTATATTCATAAAGAGCATTTGTATAAATGTTTATCCAAAAATGTAGCTTGTTAA
- a CDS encoding NUDIX hydrolase has translation MPGRSQRKFVAPLNQPPLADFKVGVDNVIFSVDTAQNRLLVLLVMRQQEPFLNHWSLPGTLVRQGESLEDAAYRILSEKIRAKNLYLEQLYTFGGPQRDPREASDSYGVRYLSVSYFALVRFEEAELIADRMTGIAWYPVKQVPQLAFDHNEILAYGHRRLRNKLEYSPVAFEVLPEVFTLNDLYQLYTTVLGENFSDYSNFRARLLKLGFLCDTGIKVSRGAGRPASLYRFDAEAFAPLKDKPLVFI, from the coding sequence ATGCCAGGACGCAGCCAAAGAAAGTTTGTTGCTCCACTCAATCAACCTCCTTTAGCGGATTTTAAGGTTGGTGTGGATAATGTTATTTTTTCTGTAGATACTGCCCAAAACCGCCTGCTTGTTTTACTAGTGATGAGACAGCAGGAGCCATTTTTGAATCATTGGAGCCTTCCCGGTACTTTGGTGCGTCAAGGTGAGTCTTTGGAAGATGCGGCTTATCGCATTTTGTCAGAGAAAATTAGGGCAAAGAATCTCTATTTAGAGCAGTTGTATACTTTTGGAGGACCGCAACGCGATCCACGGGAAGCAAGTGATAGTTATGGTGTGCGTTATCTTTCGGTGAGTTATTTTGCCCTCGTGCGATTTGAGGAAGCAGAATTAATTGCCGATCGCATGACTGGAATAGCTTGGTATCCTGTAAAGCAGGTGCCACAATTGGCTTTTGACCACAACGAAATTCTGGCTTACGGACACAGGCGTTTGCGAAATAAGTTGGAGTACAGCCCAGTGGCTTTTGAGGTTTTGCCAGAAGTGTTTACTTTGAATGATTTATATCAGTTATATACTACGGTTTTGGGGGAAAATTTTTCTGATTATTCTAATTTCCGCGCACGTCTGCTGAAGTTGGGTTTTTTATGCGATACAGGAATAAAGGTGTCGCGAGGGGCTGGTCGTCCAGCTAGTTTATATCGGTTTGATGCCGAAGCTTTTGCTCCGTTGAAAGATAAACCTTTAGTTTTTATTTAA
- a CDS encoding NAD+ synthase, with product MKIAIAQLNPIIGDLLGNSKEILEAAKKAASVGARLLLTPELSLCGYPPRDLLLNPSFVQAMDFNLQQLARDLPPELAVLVGTVDENIKAHSNGGKTLFNSIALLEKGQVQQIFHKRLLPTYDVFDENRYFEPGLKANYFSLDDINIGVTICEDLWNDEEFWGKRSYTTNPIADLAILGVDLVVNLSASPYSFGKQRFREEMLRHSAVRYQQPVVYANQVGGNDDLIFDGRSFALNRQGEMVCRASGFEKDLVVVEFDEVQRDLQVGSIAPRYESEDEEIWHALVLGLRDYVRKCSFSKVVLGLSGGIDSSLVAAVATTAVGQENVLGVLLPSPYSSDHSIGDALALANNLGIKTHILPIGKLMEGYDNTLAELFAGTEFGLAEENLQSRIRGNLLMAISNKFGHLLLSTGNKSEIAVGYCTLYGDMNGGLAAIADVPKTRVYSICRWLNNQALLSGKWGLEQMSSNSQSIIPENVLTKAPSAELKPGQVDQDSLPSYDVLDDILERLIHRHQSPVQIVAAGHDPVTVDRVIDLVARAEFKRRQAPPGLKITDRAFGIGWRMPIASKWVGMKYSS from the coding sequence ATGAAGATTGCGATCGCTCAACTTAATCCTATTATTGGTGATTTGCTGGGAAATTCAAAAGAGATTCTGGAAGCGGCTAAAAAAGCAGCGAGTGTTGGGGCTCGTTTGCTATTGACTCCAGAACTTTCGTTATGTGGTTATCCTCCTAGAGATTTATTACTGAATCCCAGTTTTGTGCAGGCCATGGATTTTAATTTGCAACAATTAGCAAGGGATTTGCCGCCTGAACTTGCTGTTTTGGTAGGAACTGTTGATGAAAATATAAAAGCACATAGCAATGGTGGCAAAACGTTATTTAATAGCATTGCTTTGTTGGAAAAAGGTCAGGTACAGCAGATTTTTCACAAACGGCTTTTGCCTACTTATGATGTATTTGACGAAAACCGCTATTTTGAACCTGGATTAAAAGCGAATTATTTTTCTTTAGATGATATTAATATTGGCGTAACTATTTGCGAAGATTTGTGGAATGATGAAGAATTCTGGGGCAAACGCAGTTACACCACAAATCCAATTGCTGACTTAGCCATTTTAGGTGTAGATTTGGTGGTAAATTTGTCGGCTTCTCCCTACAGTTTTGGAAAACAGCGGTTTCGAGAAGAAATGCTCAGACATAGTGCCGTGCGCTATCAGCAACCCGTTGTCTACGCGAATCAGGTTGGGGGAAATGACGATTTAATTTTTGATGGCAGAAGTTTTGCCCTCAACCGTCAAGGTGAAATGGTGTGCCGTGCTTCTGGTTTTGAGAAAGACTTGGTTGTGGTGGAATTTGATGAGGTGCAGAGGGATTTGCAAGTGGGTTCCATTGCACCAAGATATGAGTCTGAAGATGAGGAAATATGGCACGCTTTGGTTTTGGGATTGCGGGATTACGTGCGTAAGTGCAGCTTTTCTAAAGTTGTGCTGGGTTTGAGTGGTGGTATAGATTCTTCATTGGTTGCTGCTGTTGCTACTACAGCAGTTGGTCAAGAAAATGTCCTCGGTGTTCTTTTGCCTTCACCTTATAGTTCGGATCATTCGATTGGTGACGCTTTAGCATTGGCAAATAATCTGGGGATCAAAACTCATATCCTACCTATAGGGAAATTGATGGAAGGTTATGACAATACCTTAGCCGAGTTGTTTGCAGGGACGGAGTTTGGATTGGCAGAGGAGAATCTTCAATCCCGAATTAGGGGGAATTTGTTGATGGCTATTTCTAACAAATTTGGTCATCTCCTCTTATCGACTGGTAATAAATCAGAAATTGCAGTTGGTTACTGCACTCTTTATGGGGATATGAATGGTGGATTGGCAGCGATCGCTGATGTTCCTAAAACTCGTGTTTATTCCATTTGTCGGTGGTTGAACAATCAGGCACTCTTGAGTGGGAAGTGGGGATTGGAGCAAATGTCTTCCAATTCTCAATCTATAATTCCAGAAAACGTCCTGACTAAAGCACCTAGCGCGGAACTTAAACCGGGTCAAGTTGACCAAGATTCTCTTCCGTCCTACGATGTTTTGGATGATATCTTGGAACGCTTGATTCACCGCCACCAATCCCCAGTACAAATTGTTGCAGCAGGTCACGATCCGGTGACTGTGGACAGAGTCATCGATTTAGTGGCGCGTGCAGAATTTAAAAGGAGGCAGGCTCCTCCGGGGTTAAAGATTACCGATCGCGCTTTTGGCATCGGTTGGCGAATGCCTATTGCAAGTAAATGGGTTGGGATGAAATATAGTTCCTGA
- a CDS encoding Uma2 family endonuclease, with translation MATPTDQKQKLTFEQFVEQYPEDGRFELVNGEIVRIQATRQHDDVADFIAKQLDKEVDRLSLNYKVSGRITIATVTKDGQEQGRFPDVSVVSLDIWRTNRSAYSALREPLQVAVEVVSTNWEDDYIDKLDEYQRLRIPEYWIADYLAIGSRVYLGKPKVPTVFVYQLDDKGVYQPIAYRGSDRIISPTFPELQLTVDRILSI, from the coding sequence ATGGCAACCCCAACCGACCAGAAGCAAAAACTCACCTTTGAGCAATTTGTTGAGCAGTATCCTGAGGATGGTCGTTTTGAGTTGGTAAATGGAGAGATTGTGAGAATACAAGCAACTAGGCAGCACGATGATGTAGCAGATTTTATAGCTAAACAATTAGACAAAGAAGTTGACCGTCTTAGCTTGAACTATAAGGTGTCTGGTAGAATTACAATCGCAACTGTAACTAAAGATGGTCAAGAGCAAGGACGCTTTCCTGATGTCAGTGTAGTCAGCTTGGACATATGGCGTACCAATCGTTCTGCATACTCTGCACTACGCGAACCATTGCAAGTTGCTGTGGAAGTGGTATCAACAAACTGGGAAGATGATTACATTGATAAGCTAGACGAGTATCAACGTCTGAGGATTCCTGAGTATTGGATTGCAGACTACCTAGCTATTGGTAGTAGAGTTTATCTGGGAAAACCCAAGGTTCCTACTGTTTTTGTTTACCAATTAGATGATAAAGGAGTTTACCAACCTATTGCCTATAGAGGCAGCGATCGCATAATCTCCCCTACATTTCCAGAATTACAATTAACTGTTGATCGGATTTTAAGCATTTAG
- a CDS encoding DNA methyltransferase has protein sequence MASNPGQIVIDPFGGSGTTFYAAEKLRRYWLGTEIGDVEPAVKRLSDLANGKLEEWESARGKKKMKILHNDSKQLDLFS, from the coding sequence ATGGCATCAAACCCAGGACAAATAGTTATCGATCCCTTTGGCGGTTCTGGGACTACATTCTATGCGGCAGAAAAGTTGCGTCGGTATTGGCTAGGTACAGAAATTGGTGATGTTGAGCCAGCAGTAAAGCGACTTAGTGATTTAGCAAATGGGAAACTTGAAGAATGGGAATCAGCTAGGGGAAAGAAAAAAATGAAAATTTTACATAATGATTCAAAACAACTAGATTTATTTTCTTAA
- a CDS encoding DNA-methyltransferase, whose amino-acid sequence MSCIRLLSPLTATNENLIEVYQSDYGILYQGDCLKFLNTLPDTCVDLVFADPPFNLGKDYGKGVNDQMKSEEYLEWSKQWLSESIRVLKPGGSLFVFNLPKWCIEYGAYLNQKGMLFRHWIACRMPKAFPRGKRMSPAHYGLLYYPKGEPTVFNKVYTPIQVCRHCGGEIRDYGGHRKKLNPQGINLMDIWDTPEDVWEDASGDRTEETFWTELEEIWSDIPPVRHRQYKTRGANELAPPHARTYHCHGIKPRTNSYRSLWRFWDYILCGRKVASVLARYRNW is encoded by the coding sequence ATGTCTTGCATTCGCCTTTTATCGCCTTTGACTGCTACTAATGAGAACTTAATTGAGGTTTATCAAAGCGATTATGGTATTCTCTACCAGGGTGATTGTCTCAAGTTTTTAAATACTCTTCCTGATACCTGTGTCGATCTAGTATTTGCCGATCCGCCTTTCAACTTAGGTAAGGATTACGGCAAAGGTGTGAACGACCAGATGAAATCTGAGGAATACCTTGAATGGTCAAAACAGTGGCTGAGCGAAAGCATTCGTGTTTTGAAGCCAGGAGGTAGTTTATTTGTTTTTAACTTGCCTAAATGGTGTATTGAGTATGGTGCATACCTAAACCAAAAAGGTATGCTTTTTCGCCACTGGATTGCATGCAGGATGCCTAAAGCTTTTCCTCGTGGCAAGCGAATGTCCCCTGCTCATTATGGATTGCTTTACTATCCGAAAGGAGAACCCACTGTTTTCAATAAAGTATATACACCCATTCAAGTTTGCCGACACTGTGGAGGAGAAATTCGAGATTACGGCGGACATCGTAAAAAGCTAAATCCCCAAGGCATCAATTTGATGGATATTTGGGATACTCCTGAAGATGTCTGGGAAGATGCATCAGGCGATCGCACCGAGGAAACTTTTTGGACAGAACTTGAGGAAATATGGAGTGATATTCCCCCAGTACGACACCGCCAATATAAAACAAGGGGCGCAAATGAATTAGCTCCTCCGCATGCTAGAACGTATCATTGCCATGGCATCAAACCCAGGACAAATAGTTATCGATCCCTTTGGCGGTTCTGGGACTACATTCTATGCGGCAGAAAAGTTGCGTCGGTATTGGCTAGGTACAGAAATTGGTGA
- a CDS encoding sigma-70 factor domain-containing protein has protein sequence MPDRLLHLDDVKNIKKPEQVAAIFQKLGYKTICQLLDVTDLELSKGSTQAVNQVYLIANQGNAELQVLLFKLKPSEWFSLDTVTYRMQAIANNLCQRLSYFLLLCTRDYSQLMLVSPRISFDAQMKLRLKINKCLINTADPSYHDLNRLEKIAAFTLDPQTLHHIQHEALRFRETQKQYEAQDSVRWYLQQISRIKLLNKYSRSSNTSLTKIGRRSESALSVLPNYS, from the coding sequence ATGCCTGACAGATTACTACACCTAGATGATGTAAAAAACATAAAAAAACCAGAACAAGTAGCAGCAATATTTCAAAAACTTGGGTACAAAACCATTTGCCAATTGCTAGATGTTACAGATTTAGAACTTTCAAAGGGAAGTACTCAAGCTGTTAATCAGGTCTACTTAATTGCAAACCAAGGAAATGCAGAGTTACAGGTTCTTCTGTTTAAACTTAAACCATCGGAATGGTTTTCGCTTGATACAGTTACTTATAGAATGCAAGCTATTGCCAACAACCTCTGTCAGCGATTGTCTTACTTTTTATTATTATGCACAAGAGACTACAGCCAGTTAATGCTCGTCAGTCCTCGTATTAGCTTTGATGCTCAAATGAAATTGAGGCTCAAAATTAATAAATGTTTGATAAACACTGCTGATCCTAGTTATCATGACCTAAATCGATTAGAAAAAATCGCTGCTTTTACACTTGACCCCCAAACGCTTCACCACATTCAACATGAAGCACTTAGATTTAGAGAAACTCAAAAGCAATACGAAGCCCAAGATTCAGTTCGCTGGTATCTGCAACAAATTAGTCGAATTAAATTGTTAAACAAATACTCACGCTCCAGCAATACTTCTCTCACTAAGATTGGGAGAAGGTCTGAGTCAGCTTTATCGGTACTGCCAAACTATAGCTAA
- a CDS encoding ABC transporter ATP-binding protein: MNADNLRILEIKDLYVNYGGIQALENINLFIHSGEVVTLVGANGAGKTTTLRAISKVVNPRRGEILYNGRNITRRQPHEVVQLGIAHSPEGRRVLARQTVYDNLLLGAYIRSDRAEIKADIQQQFELFPRLSQRRNQLAGTLSGGEQQMLAIARALMSRPKLLLLDEPSLGLAPTIVREIFSIIENLRATGVTILLVEQNANLALQIADRGYVLEAGCITLSGRASELMTDERVRKAYLG; the protein is encoded by the coding sequence ATGAACGCTGATAATTTGAGGATTTTGGAGATTAAAGACCTCTATGTGAATTATGGAGGTATTCAAGCTTTAGAGAATATTAATTTGTTTATTCATAGTGGTGAAGTGGTAACTCTTGTAGGTGCTAATGGTGCAGGGAAAACAACGACTCTCCGCGCTATATCTAAGGTAGTTAATCCTCGTCGTGGTGAGATTCTGTATAACGGACGCAATATCACTCGCCGTCAGCCTCATGAAGTTGTGCAACTCGGTATTGCTCACTCTCCGGAAGGGCGGAGGGTATTAGCACGGCAAACTGTGTATGATAATTTGTTATTGGGTGCTTATATTCGCAGCGATCGAGCAGAAATTAAAGCAGATATTCAGCAACAATTTGAGTTATTTCCCCGTTTGTCACAAAGGCGCAATCAATTGGCGGGAACTTTAAGTGGGGGGGAACAACAAATGCTAGCTATAGCCCGCGCTTTAATGAGTAGACCCAAGCTTTTGCTGTTAGATGAGCCTAGTTTGGGTTTAGCACCTACTATAGTGAGAGAAATTTTTAGCATTATTGAAAATTTACGTGCTACTGGTGTGACTATTTTGTTGGTTGAACAAAATGCCAACCTTGCTTTACAAATTGCAGATCGCGGTTATGTTTTGGAAGCTGGTTGCATTACTCTATCAGGTAGAGCATCGGAATTGATGACTGATGAGCGAGTCAGGAAGGCTTATTTGGGGTAA